A single window of Flavobacteriales bacterium DNA harbors:
- a CDS encoding exo-alpha-sialidase, with amino-acid sequence MKYALTFLSCTLLFASCQNTQVNPEDVPTNPESVAVDSYPSSCPFLTRDPKGRPVLSWVRHLTDTTAVMCFAISDDEDDAFGSPVVVTPSTDVHPHGENLPKIIFRPDGSIIAMWGKANPSPANKYWGLVSYAQSWDKGKTWTEAKPLVQDTTSQDQRYFDMALLPNGEVATIWLDNREEVKAEGSSLYYAVTDGRKGFANEKPIGASVCPCCRTDLYIDPQHNIHVAYRDIIQDSIRDMVHAVSTDNGATFSEAKRISPDNWILNGCPHTGPSMVATGDVLHFAWYTGGDPAGVFYAHSEDGGETFSVRDSVSGVASSKHPQIAAFDNGNLIIVWDEVAKQGEHFVPRIGLQFRNPHGNVLYTEHITEDGPVAFPVLLPRTNQTFVLAYTYGTPGSEKVKYTVRMYPKW; translated from the coding sequence ATGAAATACGCCCTCACATTTTTATCCTGCACACTTCTCTTTGCATCCTGTCAGAACACCCAGGTGAACCCGGAGGATGTTCCGACAAACCCTGAATCGGTCGCCGTGGATTCATACCCATCCTCATGCCCATTCCTGACCAGGGATCCAAAAGGCAGGCCCGTACTCAGCTGGGTACGTCACCTCACCGACACAACCGCGGTGATGTGCTTCGCTATATCGGATGATGAAGACGATGCTTTCGGAAGCCCCGTGGTGGTGACACCCAGCACGGATGTACATCCGCACGGAGAGAACCTGCCCAAAATCATCTTCCGCCCCGACGGAAGCATCATTGCGATGTGGGGAAAGGCCAATCCGAGTCCGGCGAACAAGTACTGGGGACTGGTATCCTACGCCCAGTCGTGGGATAAGGGCAAGACATGGACCGAGGCCAAACCGTTGGTGCAAGACACCACCAGCCAGGACCAGCGCTATTTCGACATGGCCCTGCTGCCCAACGGTGAGGTGGCGACAATTTGGCTCGACAACCGCGAGGAAGTCAAAGCGGAAGGTTCCAGCTTATACTATGCGGTAACGGATGGACGAAAGGGATTTGCCAACGAAAAACCCATCGGCGCTTCGGTGTGTCCCTGCTGCCGGACCGACCTATATATAGATCCGCAGCACAACATCCATGTGGCGTACCGCGACATCATACAGGATTCGATCCGTGACATGGTGCATGCCGTGTCAACAGATAACGGTGCCACTTTCTCTGAAGCAAAGCGCATCAGCCCTGACAACTGGATCCTGAATGGTTGTCCGCACACCGGCCCTTCCATGGTTGCAACCGGAGACGTCCTTCATTTTGCCTGGTACACCGGTGGCGACCCGGCGGGTGTGTTCTATGCCCACTCCGAAGACGGGGGTGAAACATTCTCGGTACGCGACAGCGTGAGCGGTGTGGCATCATCCAAGCATCCACAGATCGCTGCCTTCGACAACGGCAACCTGATCATTGTTTGGGATGAGGTGGCGAAACAGGGCGAACACTTTGTGCCAAGGATCGGTTTGCAATTCAGAAACCCGCACGGAAACGTTCTGTACACCGAACACATCACCGAAGACGGGCCGGTGGCATTTCCAGTACTCCTGCCAAGGACCAATCAAACATTTGTACTTGCTTACACATACGGCACACCCGGATCAGAAAAGGTGAAGTACACTGTAAGGATGTATCCGAAGTGGTAA
- a CDS encoding response regulator transcription factor produces the protein MGTGIRNKILLVDDDPDIRTFLGYNLRKEGFVVAEAASGVEALKAARSTKPDLVILDIMMPEMDGVETCVQLRAIDELEQPIIIFLTARNEDYSQIAALDAGGDDYVTKPIKPRVLISRIQALLRRVHQPVHTNGHTIHEGEEPVLNADRYTVQHAGEEYNLPKKEFELLSLLMSKPGKVFTRGFIMSQIWGEEVFISDRTIDVHIRKLRKKVGKDKIRTIKGIGYTFGK, from the coding sequence ATGGGAACAGGCATACGCAACAAAATTCTACTGGTGGATGACGACCCCGATATCCGGACATTTCTCGGATACAACCTCCGAAAGGAAGGTTTCGTTGTGGCCGAAGCTGCATCAGGTGTGGAAGCACTCAAAGCCGCCCGATCCACCAAACCCGACCTCGTTATTCTGGACATCATGATGCCGGAAATGGATGGCGTGGAAACGTGTGTTCAACTCCGTGCCATCGATGAACTGGAACAACCCATTATCATCTTCCTGACGGCAAGGAATGAAGACTACTCACAAATAGCTGCCCTTGATGCCGGCGGTGACGACTATGTGACCAAACCGATCAAACCCCGGGTACTAATCAGCCGCATCCAGGCGCTTCTCCGAAGGGTTCATCAACCCGTGCATACCAACGGGCACACGATCCATGAAGGTGAAGAACCCGTTCTGAATGCAGATCGGTATACCGTGCAACATGCGGGCGAAGAATACAACCTGCCCAAAAAGGAATTTGAACTGCTTTCCCTCCTGATGTCGAAACCGGGCAAGGTGTTCACGCGCGGGTTCATCATGTCGCAGATCTGGGGAGAAGAAGTCTTCATCAGTGACCGCACCATTGATGTACATATCCGGAAACTGAGGAAGAAAGTAGGTAAGGATAAGATCCGGACGATCAAGGGCATCGGCTACACCTTCGGCAAATAA
- the arfB gene encoding aminoacyl-tRNA hydrolase yields the protein MTPQTQIDPNVFSVLKEIRYRTSRSRGPGGQHVNKTESRVELCWDTATSACFTADQLNRIKRKLKTHIHENGMFVMACEAHRSQRKNKETVTAKFLEMIRKALIKPKKRIPTHTPMNVIRKRKEEKQKASLRKQSRKADKTNKTDTP from the coding sequence ATGACCCCGCAAACCCAAATAGACCCGAACGTTTTTTCGGTATTGAAGGAGATCCGGTACCGGACGAGCCGGAGCAGAGGCCCGGGCGGTCAGCATGTGAACAAAACGGAAAGCCGCGTGGAGCTTTGCTGGGATACTGCCACATCCGCCTGCTTCACCGCCGATCAGCTCAACCGGATCAAAAGAAAGCTGAAAACCCACATCCATGAGAACGGCATGTTTGTGATGGCATGTGAAGCACACCGTTCGCAACGGAAGAACAAAGAAACGGTCACCGCAAAGTTTCTGGAAATGATCCGGAAAGCGCTGATCAAACCAAAGAAAAGAATTCCGACACACACACCGATGAATGTGATCCGAAAACGAAAAGAAGAAAAGCAAAAAGCCTCTTTACGGAAACAATCCCGAAAGGCTGACAAAACGAACAAAACAGACACGCCATAA
- a CDS encoding exopolyphosphatase: MLKIHPIAAIDIGSNAIRLLISHVIEDSDTVHFRKASLIRVPVRLGHDVFIHGSIREEKINKLITSCKAFYNLMQAYDVEQFRACATSAMREAANSREILDRIKREAGIDVEVITGEEEAQIIYSTHIERLLEKDKPSMYVDIGGGSTEITFFKGLDVKASRSFNLGTVRMLDEKVDPGLMDDLKSWLQKNSAGIKGLQTIGSGGTINKISKMIPTRKKDGQIFSYHQFREVYNLLKDLSVDERITRTGLGPDRADVVIPAAQIMLSVMKWSGSKSVMVPKFGLADGMVRLLFEQRVNA; this comes from the coding sequence ATGTTGAAGATTCATCCGATCGCAGCCATTGACATAGGCTCGAACGCGATCCGCTTGCTGATTTCCCATGTCATCGAAGATTCCGATACCGTTCATTTTCGCAAAGCTTCACTCATAAGGGTTCCCGTTCGCCTCGGGCACGATGTATTCATCCACGGATCCATCCGTGAAGAAAAGATCAACAAACTGATCACCAGCTGCAAGGCCTTTTACAACCTAATGCAGGCATATGACGTGGAACAGTTCCGTGCGTGCGCCACATCAGCCATGCGGGAAGCTGCCAATTCAAGGGAGATCCTGGATCGCATCAAGCGGGAAGCAGGCATTGACGTGGAGGTAATCACCGGCGAAGAAGAAGCCCAGATCATCTATTCCACCCACATCGAACGCCTGCTTGAAAAAGACAAACCATCCATGTACGTGGATATCGGCGGCGGCAGCACCGAGATCACTTTTTTCAAAGGGCTGGATGTAAAAGCCTCCCGTTCATTCAATTTAGGCACGGTGCGCATGCTGGATGAAAAGGTGGATCCGGGTTTGATGGATGACCTCAAGTCATGGCTTCAGAAAAATTCCGCAGGCATCAAAGGCTTGCAAACCATCGGATCGGGTGGCACCATCAACAAAATTTCCAAAATGATTCCCACCCGGAAAAAGGACGGACAGATATTCAGTTACCATCAGTTCCGTGAAGTATATAACCTACTGAAAGACCTTTCTGTTGATGAGCGGATCACACGCACGGGCTTGGGTCCGGACCGCGCCGATGTGGTTATACCCGCAGCACAGATCATGTTATCGGTCATGAAATGGTCGGGCAGCAAATCGGTGATGGTTCCTAAGTTCGGACTGGCAGACGGCATGGTGCGTCTGTTGTTCGAACAGCGTGTCAACGCCTGA
- a CDS encoding outer membrane beta-barrel protein — translation MKAKLILHVLGILMVSQVVYAQEGTIRGRVIDSSSKESLYGAAVFVAGTTQGTSTDFDGKYTLTNVPAGKVKLVCQYISYQADTQVVEIKANQTKELNFGLGQMSFMINNVNITAKVNTKTEGYARALEKKAPTVMNVLGAEQIAKGSDGDAASALKRLPGASVEGGKYVYVRGLSDRYSKTTLNGAEIPGLDPNRNSVQVDLFPTNLIENMSVVKSFSPDLPGSFTGGLVNITTKDYPSHFTLQYGVSLGYNRNSNLRKDFLSANKGKTDWMGFDDGTRAIPTAIGTKPVPDLYTDNDLLQTMTRSFNKELTPVRTRSFLDQGYSFSIGNKDSLFGKEMGYIAGITYGHGYQMYQHGETGRYTQTGSANTVETLNKELLFDDTKGQEEVTWGALASMSLRMSDNDNIGLMVMRNQDGINSARYLEGEIAKDAKGLYQQTRTLGYKERSITSAQLKGQHLLQHNADGFKMDWLASYTHSTQIEPDLRFVTNDYRMTQTGQDAPDTLFSLNPSIYGPPSRYFRDLEENNIDTKVNFELPVTIAGHDVKFKSGLSNVQKHRNFGERRFDFRFQGLNYQGDMEAFFADENMDLSTTSFVYMLDASERRNSYIGNERVSAAYVMGDVELNKFRIITGLRFEQTNIDVKSLNLDLPAGYLKGNDLLPALNVTYFLKKDTSNLRFACSRTLARPTFRELAPFASFDFVGDYVMVGNLNLERTLVDNLDLRWELYPSSGEVISFGVFGKRFQNPIERAFNPVSANPELNYRNVKEAIAYGAEVEVRRNLSMITPALSNFNIGGNLTLVKSSVSIDKQELANIRATNPNHPDTREMFGQAPYVVNATLGYTNDSTGISANLNYNVSGPRLAVIVVGGTPNVYEQPAGQLDFNLSKKIGKKISVKLDVKNILNPVFQQTQTFKGTDYVFQSYRKGLAFKVGFKCLIQ, via the coding sequence ATGAAAGCAAAGCTGATCTTGCACGTTCTGGGAATCCTGATGGTATCACAGGTGGTTTATGCCCAGGAAGGAACCATCAGAGGTCGGGTCATCGACAGTTCTTCAAAGGAGTCGTTGTACGGTGCAGCCGTGTTTGTTGCCGGCACCACACAAGGCACATCAACCGATTTTGACGGAAAGTACACCCTTACCAACGTGCCTGCGGGAAAAGTCAAGCTGGTTTGCCAGTATATCTCTTACCAGGCCGATACCCAGGTTGTAGAAATCAAAGCCAACCAAACCAAGGAACTGAACTTCGGTCTTGGTCAGATGTCTTTCATGATCAATAATGTGAACATCACCGCCAAAGTCAACACCAAAACCGAAGGGTATGCCCGGGCACTTGAAAAGAAAGCCCCCACGGTAATGAACGTGCTGGGTGCCGAACAGATCGCCAAAGGCAGCGATGGCGACGCGGCTTCTGCATTGAAAAGGCTACCCGGTGCATCCGTAGAAGGCGGAAAATATGTATACGTCCGCGGCCTGAGTGATCGCTACAGCAAAACCACCCTGAACGGAGCCGAAATTCCTGGACTGGATCCCAACCGCAACTCGGTACAGGTAGATCTCTTCCCCACCAACCTCATTGAAAACATGAGTGTGGTGAAATCTTTCAGCCCGGATCTTCCCGGCAGCTTCACCGGCGGACTGGTGAACATCACCACCAAGGATTACCCGAGCCATTTCACCCTGCAGTACGGCGTGTCGCTCGGTTACAACCGCAACAGCAACCTCCGCAAGGACTTCCTCTCAGCCAACAAAGGCAAGACCGACTGGATGGGGTTTGACGACGGTACCCGCGCCATCCCCACAGCCATCGGCACCAAACCCGTTCCTGACCTTTACACAGACAACGACCTGCTGCAAACCATGACCCGGTCATTCAACAAAGAACTGACTCCCGTGCGCACACGCTCATTCCTGGACCAGGGTTATTCCTTCTCTATCGGCAACAAGGATTCCCTCTTCGGCAAAGAAATGGGCTACATCGCCGGCATTACTTATGGTCATGGCTACCAGATGTACCAGCACGGCGAAACCGGAAGGTACACACAAACAGGATCGGCCAACACCGTGGAAACCCTCAACAAGGAACTGTTGTTTGATGACACCAAAGGACAGGAAGAAGTAACCTGGGGTGCATTGGCCAGCATGTCGCTCCGGATGTCCGATAACGACAACATCGGCCTCATGGTGATGCGCAATCAGGACGGCATCAACTCCGCCCGTTACCTGGAAGGAGAAATCGCCAAAGATGCCAAAGGCCTTTACCAGCAAACCCGCACCCTCGGCTACAAAGAACGCAGCATCACCTCCGCCCAGCTCAAGGGCCAACACCTGTTGCAACACAATGCCGACGGTTTCAAAATGGACTGGCTTGCATCCTATACCCACTCCACCCAAATTGAACCCGATCTGCGCTTTGTGACCAACGATTACAGGATGACACAAACCGGACAGGACGCACCGGACACGTTGTTCTCATTGAATCCGTCCATTTACGGACCTCCCAGCCGATATTTCCGTGACCTCGAAGAAAACAACATCGACACGAAAGTGAATTTCGAATTGCCGGTCACCATCGCAGGACATGATGTGAAGTTCAAATCAGGATTATCGAATGTGCAGAAGCACCGCAACTTTGGCGAAAGACGCTTTGACTTCCGCTTTCAGGGCCTGAACTACCAGGGCGATATGGAGGCCTTCTTCGCGGATGAAAACATGGACCTGTCTACCACTTCCTTCGTATACATGCTGGATGCAAGCGAACGCCGCAACAGCTACATCGGTAACGAACGCGTAAGTGCAGCTTACGTGATGGGAGACGTGGAACTGAACAAATTCCGCATCATCACCGGACTCCGGTTCGAACAAACCAACATCGATGTAAAGAGCCTTAACCTGGACCTGCCCGCCGGCTACCTGAAAGGCAACGATCTGCTGCCCGCACTGAATGTGACCTACTTCCTGAAGAAAGACACCTCCAACCTTCGTTTTGCCTGCAGCCGCACATTGGCCCGACCCACTTTCCGTGAGCTGGCACCTTTCGCCTCGTTCGACTTCGTTGGCGACTATGTGATGGTGGGTAACCTGAACCTGGAAAGAACACTGGTCGACAACCTTGACCTGAGATGGGAACTTTATCCGAGCTCAGGTGAAGTGATCTCCTTCGGCGTTTTCGGAAAGCGTTTCCAGAACCCCATCGAACGCGCATTCAACCCTGTTTCCGCCAATCCCGAGCTGAACTACCGGAACGTGAAAGAAGCCATTGCCTACGGAGCTGAGGTGGAAGTCCGAAGGAACCTCTCCATGATCACACCTGCACTGAGCAACTTCAACATCGGCGGTAACCTCACCCTGGTGAAGTCTTCCGTGAGCATCGACAAACAGGAACTGGCCAACATTCGCGCCACCAACCCCAACCACCCGGATACCCGCGAGATGTTCGGACAAGCACCTTATGTAGTAAATGCAACCTTGGGTTATACCAATGATTCCACTGGCATCAGCGCCAACTTGAACTACAACGTATCGGGTCCGCGACTGGCAGTGATCGTTGTGGGCGGAACGCCGAACGTATATGAACAACCGGCCGGACAACTCGACTTCAACCTCTCCAAGAAAATCGGTAAGAAGATTTCCGTGAAGCTGGACGTCAAGAACATCCTGAATCCAGTGTTTCAGCAAACACAAACCTTCAAGGGAACCGACTACGTGTTCCAATCCTATAGGAAAGGCCTTGCATTCAAAGTCGGATTCAAATGCCTGATCCAGTAA
- a CDS encoding TonB-dependent receptor, which produces MKYMTMVGVLLLFTTHASAQHTYSGKVFDTETREPLAGVNITVPGTTTGTVTDLTGTFQLNTEKSADSLRASFVGYATQTVKTNIGSGIRIGLDPFVQNLQAVTVTASRDQQQRKDIPATVNQLPAQVINETNATQFAQLLNKVPGLVMQDLNNEQHAMSIRQPMSKRPYFLYLEDGLPIAPVGNFNHNQLIEVNMLGIRNVEVIKGPASSIYGSNAVGGAVNFITQSPTAVPTATIGSQMNNSGYRRVEFYAGNYITPKFGLSIGGYMANQRDSWQAYSDLDKRSISAKAIYHFNQHNHLTGYVTSNNLDTQTGGSIDSVGFYSRQYLSNNAFSYRKVNATRGRITLNHEWAGKATTDVSAYYGQNAIGQLPRYRIRNVNKYAAKGEENENSYHNYGLVAQHTQPVSWLASKLITGVAANIAPNDYWATYLDIGRDTTTGYYTGFTPHPDSLLADYRTNLLGIGAYAQFEANPTEKLKVVVGLRYDQLSYGYNNHLSAQAYSGVPDTSITNATVSPRLGLTYSLGDQSGVYANYSHGFAPPQASDLFNGTKVPTLKPASFNSYEAGGWTALMKDKLYLDVCIYRMEGTNEIISFRLPDNSTENRNSGKTLHQGMEYSVTWKPATDVFLRIGGSQAVHKYVRYVVQETAGGEVVSYDGKYMPEAPGFIANAEITCKPKAVKGLRLSLEWQGIGPWYKNDDNTSRYEDKTLLIRGVSLLNLRAGYAFKGLEVYGNILNLTDELFATSVTRSNNKDSFAAGAPRLVVLGFKYTITDEKE; this is translated from the coding sequence ATGAAATACATGACCATGGTAGGCGTGTTGCTGCTGTTCACCACACATGCATCCGCACAACATACCTACAGCGGGAAAGTATTTGATACCGAAACCCGCGAACCCCTGGCCGGTGTGAACATCACCGTACCCGGAACCACAACCGGTACCGTGACCGACCTCACCGGAACCTTTCAGCTGAACACCGAAAAATCAGCCGACAGCCTTCGGGCATCTTTTGTAGGCTATGCCACCCAAACCGTGAAAACAAACATCGGAAGCGGGATCCGCATAGGCCTCGATCCGTTCGTGCAGAACCTGCAGGCCGTAACCGTAACCGCCAGCCGCGACCAACAGCAGCGTAAAGACATCCCCGCCACCGTGAACCAACTGCCTGCGCAGGTGATCAACGAAACCAATGCCACCCAGTTTGCGCAATTGCTGAACAAGGTACCAGGATTGGTCATGCAGGACCTCAACAATGAACAGCATGCCATGAGCATCCGCCAGCCGATGAGCAAACGCCCGTACTTCCTTTACCTGGAAGACGGACTGCCCATCGCGCCCGTCGGCAACTTCAACCACAACCAGCTGATCGAAGTGAACATGCTCGGCATCCGCAACGTGGAGGTGATCAAGGGACCGGCCTCATCCATCTATGGCAGCAACGCCGTGGGTGGCGCCGTGAACTTCATCACCCAGTCGCCCACCGCTGTGCCCACGGCCACCATCGGAAGCCAGATGAACAACAGCGGCTACCGCCGGGTGGAGTTCTATGCCGGCAACTACATCACCCCGAAGTTCGGCCTCAGCATCGGTGGGTACATGGCCAACCAACGCGACAGCTGGCAGGCATACAGCGACCTCGACAAGCGTTCGATATCCGCCAAAGCCATCTACCACTTCAACCAGCACAACCACCTCACCGGGTATGTGACCTCCAACAACCTGGATACACAAACAGGCGGCAGCATCGACAGCGTTGGATTTTATTCAAGGCAATACCTCAGCAACAACGCTTTCTCCTACCGCAAGGTGAACGCCACCCGCGGGCGCATCACCCTGAACCATGAATGGGCCGGCAAAGCCACCACCGACGTATCCGCTTACTACGGTCAGAATGCGATCGGTCAGTTGCCCAGGTACCGCATCCGCAACGTGAACAAGTATGCCGCAAAAGGTGAGGAAAATGAAAACAGCTACCACAACTACGGATTGGTGGCGCAACACACGCAGCCGGTGAGCTGGCTTGCATCCAAACTGATCACAGGTGTGGCGGCAAACATCGCACCCAACGACTATTGGGCTACCTACCTGGATATCGGTCGGGATACCACAACCGGCTACTACACGGGCTTCACCCCACACCCAGATTCGCTGCTGGCCGATTACCGCACCAATCTGCTCGGCATCGGCGCCTATGCCCAGTTTGAAGCGAACCCCACGGAGAAACTCAAGGTGGTGGTCGGACTGCGTTACGACCAGCTCAGCTACGGCTATAACAACCACCTCTCCGCACAGGCGTATTCCGGTGTGCCGGACACGTCCATCACCAACGCCACGGTGTCGCCCAGGCTCGGACTTACCTACAGCCTCGGTGATCAGTCGGGCGTATATGCCAATTACAGCCACGGATTCGCGCCGCCCCAGGCATCCGACCTGTTCAACGGAACCAAGGTACCCACCCTGAAACCGGCTTCCTTCAACAGCTATGAAGCCGGCGGGTGGACGGCCCTCATGAAGGATAAACTCTACCTGGATGTTTGCATCTACCGGATGGAAGGCACCAATGAAATCATCTCTTTCCGCCTGCCCGACAACTCCACCGAAAACCGCAACTCCGGCAAAACCCTGCACCAGGGCATGGAATACAGCGTAACATGGAAACCGGCAACCGACGTGTTCCTGCGCATCGGAGGCAGCCAGGCCGTTCACAAATATGTGCGGTATGTTGTACAGGAAACCGCCGGCGGTGAGGTGGTCTCCTATGATGGAAAATACATGCCCGAAGCACCGGGTTTCATCGCCAATGCGGAAATCACCTGCAAGCCGAAAGCGGTGAAAGGCCTCCGTCTTTCACTGGAATGGCAAGGCATCGGTCCGTGGTACAAAAACGATGACAACACCAGCAGGTATGAAGACAAAACCCTGCTGATCCGCGGTGTGAGCCTGCTGAACCTGCGGGCCGGTTATGCCTTCAAAGGATTGGAGGTTTATGGAAACATCCTGAACCTGACCGACGAGTTGTTCGCCACCAGCGTCACACGCAGCAACAACAAAGACAGCTTTGCCGCCGGTGCGCCCAGGCTGGTCGTGCTCGGCTTCAAGTACACGATCACCGATGAAAAAGAATAA
- the ppk1 gene encoding polyphosphate kinase 1 gives MKSASKAKSVSHAGKLPPLVNREISWLSFNRRVLQEAEDTSVPVIERMRFLGIFSNNLDEFFRVRVATVRRMVTLGKTDKDYVGPKPKKLLSEIQTVVLSLQERFGQIYNQLLDELKNDHIFMLTEKDLTPSQGQWVKSYFQETIRPALTPLMLDHKQPFPYLRDRTIYLAVCMTTAAGKHKLALIDLPTRVLPRFIQLPRSENNQYIMLLDDVIRYCLDEMFSIFRYQAIEAFTIKITRDAELDIDHDISKSFLEKMSKSLKQRTRGDAVRFVYDRTLPEHFLEHFKKKMKLTDNDTVIPGGRYHNFRDFMKFPNPGKKLMEYKALRPLLHRDLEGQNSVLNVISKKDVLLHFPFQSFGHMIDLLREAAIDPKVVSIQIATYRLAKNSHIINALANAARNGKKVTVIMELQARFDEEANIRWSNMLQEEGVNVMFSSPGLKVHSKICLITRKQGHEHKLYATVGTGNFNEVTARVYSDHTLMTSDPRITEEVRQVFYFLENNYKTFHPEHLLVSPFSTRKSIIHLISQEIKHAKAKKPAYIILKLNNLVDTDIIRKLYAASQAGVKIQLIIRGVCALQAGVKGYSENIKAISIVDQFLEHSRVYIFGNGGQEKIFISSADMMKRNLDHRVEVTCPVYDPALQQELKDMIRIQLEDNVKARILDPQQRNRYVQHSETASVRSQLHFYHYLKGSKS, from the coding sequence ATGAAGTCCGCATCCAAAGCAAAATCCGTTAGCCACGCAGGCAAACTCCCTCCGTTGGTGAACAGGGAAATCAGCTGGCTGTCTTTCAACCGAAGGGTATTACAGGAAGCCGAGGACACCAGTGTGCCGGTGATCGAGCGCATGCGCTTTCTTGGGATTTTCTCCAACAACCTCGACGAGTTCTTCCGGGTGCGGGTAGCCACCGTCAGGCGCATGGTAACCCTGGGCAAAACCGACAAAGATTACGTGGGTCCAAAACCCAAGAAACTGCTGTCGGAAATTCAAACCGTGGTATTGTCCCTTCAGGAACGTTTCGGTCAGATATACAACCAACTTCTGGACGAACTGAAGAACGATCACATTTTCATGCTCACGGAAAAAGACCTGACTCCATCGCAGGGGCAATGGGTCAAAAGTTATTTCCAGGAAACAATCCGCCCGGCATTGACCCCCCTGATGCTGGACCACAAGCAACCGTTCCCGTACCTGCGTGACCGTACCATCTACCTCGCTGTATGCATGACCACCGCAGCAGGCAAGCACAAACTGGCTTTGATCGACCTGCCAACGCGGGTACTCCCCAGGTTCATCCAGCTGCCCAGAAGCGAGAACAACCAGTACATCATGCTCCTCGACGATGTGATCCGGTACTGCCTCGATGAAATGTTCTCCATCTTCCGCTACCAGGCCATCGAGGCATTCACCATCAAAATCACACGCGACGCAGAACTCGATATCGACCATGACATCTCCAAAAGCTTCCTGGAGAAAATGTCGAAAAGCCTGAAGCAACGCACCCGGGGAGATGCCGTTCGCTTTGTGTACGACCGAACATTGCCCGAACACTTCCTGGAGCATTTCAAGAAGAAAATGAAGCTGACCGATAACGACACCGTTATCCCGGGAGGCCGTTACCACAACTTCCGCGACTTCATGAAATTCCCCAACCCGGGAAAGAAGCTCATGGAATACAAAGCACTGAGACCTTTGCTTCATCGTGACCTGGAAGGACAGAACAGTGTGTTGAATGTGATCTCCAAGAAAGACGTACTGCTGCACTTCCCGTTCCAGTCATTCGGCCACATGATTGACCTGCTGCGGGAAGCAGCCATCGACCCGAAAGTGGTATCCATCCAGATTGCCACGTACCGGCTGGCCAAGAACAGCCACATCATCAACGCCCTGGCCAACGCCGCCCGGAACGGAAAGAAAGTAACCGTGATCATGGAACTCCAGGCACGTTTCGACGAAGAGGCCAACATCCGCTGGTCAAACATGCTGCAGGAAGAAGGCGTGAATGTGATGTTCAGCAGTCCGGGTCTGAAGGTACACTCCAAAATTTGCCTCATTACCCGCAAACAAGGACATGAGCATAAGTTGTATGCAACCGTCGGCACCGGAAACTTCAACGAAGTTACCGCCAGGGTATACTCCGACCACACCCTCATGACCAGTGACCCGAGGATCACCGAAGAGGTGCGCCAGGTATTCTACTTCCTGGAAAACAACTATAAGACCTTTCATCCGGAGCACCTGCTCGTATCGCCGTTTTCCACCCGGAAATCCATCATCCACCTGATCAGCCAGGAGATCAAACACGCAAAGGCAAAGAAGCCTGCATACATCATTCTCAAACTGAACAACCTTGTGGATACGGACATCATCCGGAAGCTGTATGCCGCCAGCCAGGCAGGCGTCAAGATCCAGCTGATCATACGCGGCGTATGTGCCCTTCAGGCCGGTGTGAAAGGATACAGCGAAAACATCAAAGCGATCAGCATTGTGGACCAATTCCTGGAACACTCCCGGGTATACATTTTCGGGAATGGTGGCCAGGAAAAAATTTTCATTTCTTCGGCAGACATGATGAAACGCAACCTCGACCACCGGGTGGAAGTCACCTGTCCGGTTTACGATCCCGCGCTGCAACAGGAATTGAAGGACATGATCCGCATCCAGCTTGAAGACAATGTCAAAGCCCGTATCCTGGATCCGCAGCAACGAAACAGATACGTTCAACACAGCGAAACCGCCTCCGTTCGGTCCCAGTTACATTTTTATCATTATCTTAAAGGGTCCAAATCGTAG